Proteins encoded within one genomic window of Haloarcula marismortui ATCC 43049:
- the thrC gene encoding threonine synthase, which translates to MGMTQVTTLECTLCGAEYDPNRIIYTCPEHEGVKGILEVTYDYDAIDDAFDGDLGGPIASQWKYEAFLPVAADADIVTLNEGGTDLFDAPNLSAALGVETLVKDDGRNPTGCFKDRASAIAVTKAKHAGRDIITCASTGNAAASLSGYAARGGMDCRIFVPGDAPTGKLAQPLVYGADVLAVNGNYDEAYDLSVEVTEKYGWYNRNAAINPFQVEGKRTVGHELADQSIARGHVPDWVVFSMGDGCTIAGAWKGFKEFYDLGYVDDHPKMLGVQAEGASAIHDAFHNHEDIDDIAETLADSIAVGRPRNTIKACRALEQSGGTSVLVSDEEILEAETLLGSTEGIYSEPAGAAPIAGVQTALDRGIIEQDETVVVVSTGFGLKDTKSAEKATGGVDRIDPEIAEVEGLYGTAEEAAADD; encoded by the coding sequence ATGGGCATGACGCAAGTCACAACCCTCGAGTGTACACTCTGTGGGGCAGAGTACGACCCGAACCGGATCATCTACACCTGTCCCGAACACGAGGGCGTGAAGGGAATTCTCGAGGTGACGTACGACTACGATGCTATCGATGATGCGTTTGACGGCGACCTCGGCGGGCCGATCGCAAGTCAATGGAAGTACGAGGCGTTTCTGCCAGTCGCAGCGGACGCCGATATCGTGACGCTCAACGAGGGCGGGACGGACCTCTTCGACGCGCCGAATCTCAGCGCTGCGCTGGGCGTGGAGACACTGGTCAAAGACGACGGACGGAACCCGACCGGCTGCTTCAAGGACCGCGCCAGCGCTATCGCGGTCACGAAAGCAAAACACGCCGGGCGCGATATCATCACCTGCGCCTCCACCGGGAACGCCGCCGCGTCACTGTCGGGCTATGCCGCCCGCGGGGGGATGGACTGCCGTATTTTCGTCCCCGGTGACGCCCCGACGGGGAAACTCGCACAGCCGCTCGTCTACGGCGCGGATGTCCTTGCTGTCAACGGCAACTACGACGAAGCCTACGACCTCAGCGTCGAGGTCACCGAGAAGTACGGCTGGTACAACCGCAACGCGGCTATCAATCCGTTCCAGGTCGAGGGCAAGCGCACCGTCGGCCACGAGCTCGCAGACCAGTCTATCGCCCGCGGACACGTCCCGGACTGGGTCGTGTTTTCGATGGGCGACGGCTGTACGATTGCCGGGGCCTGGAAGGGGTTCAAGGAGTTCTACGACCTCGGCTACGTCGATGACCACCCCAAAATGCTAGGGGTTCAGGCCGAAGGGGCGTCGGCGATCCACGACGCCTTCCACAACCACGAGGATATCGACGATATCGCCGAAACGCTGGCCGATTCAATCGCAGTCGGACGGCCGCGGAACACGATTAAGGCTTGCCGCGCGCTGGAACAGAGCGGTGGCACCAGCGTGCTGGTCTCCGATGAAGAGATTCTGGAAGCCGAAACGCTACTTGGCAGCACCGAAGGAATCTACTCCGAGCCGGCGGGAGCAGCGCCTATCGCGGGCGTTCAGACGGCGCTCGACCGGGGAATCATCGAACAGGACGAAACGGTCGTCGTGGTGTCCACCGGCTTCGGCCTGAAGGACACGAAAAGCGCCGAGAAGGCGACCGGCGGGGTGGATCGAATCGACCCCGAAATCGCAGAGGTCGAAGGTCTGTACGGCACGGCCGAAGAAGCCGCAGCCGACGACTGA
- a CDS encoding uracil-xanthine permease family protein yields the protein MSGPEAEQQSVVLYDIEDKPPLGKAIPLGIQHVLAMFLGNVAPPLILAGAVGSVTGETTFLVQMALIVAGIATIVQAYPVGPVGARLPVVMGTSFAFLGPLIGIGNQFGIAAVFGASLLAAPVEVIMGVSFDRFRRFFPPLVTGIVVMLIGLTLIPTGMNYAAGASAGPSAEGYGSFVNLGLAGLVLIVTVGLNQFFEGFLRVISVFVGIIVGYLAALALGVVDLSAVAAAGWVTVPVPLKYGLAFEPSAVVTVAFLYIITGMETIGDISGTVSATGRNATREEIRGGLVADGVMSVFGAVFNALPNTSFSQNVGLVNFTGVASRYVAGIGGVVLLALGFIPKVGAVVSAMPDAVLGGGALILFAMIFSSGARLITQNVELDHRNSTILAMSMALGLGVAFRPEILQNFPSEVQTLFGSALVTGGMAALILNIVFPGGSVGTGPTEYTAGLEPDPVETGAGAPPVDDD from the coding sequence ATGAGCGGTCCAGAGGCAGAACAGCAGTCAGTCGTACTGTACGATATCGAAGACAAACCGCCGCTGGGGAAGGCGATTCCACTCGGCATCCAGCACGTGCTCGCGATGTTTCTGGGCAACGTTGCGCCCCCGCTCATCCTTGCCGGGGCTGTCGGCTCCGTCACAGGGGAGACGACGTTTCTCGTCCAGATGGCACTCATCGTCGCCGGCATTGCGACCATCGTTCAGGCGTACCCGGTCGGCCCCGTCGGCGCGCGGCTCCCGGTCGTCATGGGGACCAGTTTCGCGTTTCTCGGGCCGCTTATCGGCATCGGCAACCAGTTCGGTATCGCCGCCGTCTTCGGCGCGTCACTGCTTGCCGCGCCGGTCGAGGTCATCATGGGCGTCTCGTTCGACCGGTTCCGGCGGTTCTTCCCCCCGCTGGTCACCGGTATCGTCGTAATGCTCATCGGATTGACGCTCATCCCCACGGGCATGAACTACGCCGCGGGGGCCTCGGCCGGCCCATCAGCGGAGGGATACGGCTCCTTCGTGAATCTCGGCCTCGCGGGGCTCGTGCTGATAGTCACGGTCGGGCTGAACCAGTTCTTCGAGGGCTTTCTCCGCGTCATCAGCGTATTCGTGGGCATCATCGTCGGCTACCTCGCCGCGCTTGCGCTAGGTGTGGTTGACCTCTCGGCAGTCGCCGCTGCCGGCTGGGTGACGGTTCCCGTTCCGCTCAAGTACGGCCTCGCCTTCGAGCCAAGCGCCGTCGTCACCGTGGCCTTCCTCTACATCATTACCGGCATGGAGACTATCGGGGACATCTCGGGGACAGTATCCGCAACCGGTCGGAACGCCACGCGCGAGGAAATCCGTGGCGGCCTCGTCGCTGACGGCGTCATGAGCGTTTTCGGTGCGGTGTTCAACGCGCTCCCGAACACGTCGTTCTCGCAGAACGTCGGCCTCGTGAACTTCACCGGCGTCGCCAGCCGGTACGTCGCCGGCATCGGGGGCGTCGTGCTGCTTGCACTCGGATTTATCCCGAAAGTCGGCGCAGTCGTCTCGGCGATGCCCGACGCCGTGCTGGGCGGCGGCGCGCTCATCCTGTTCGCGATGATATTCTCCTCGGGCGCACGCCTCATCACGCAAAACGTCGAGTTAGACCACCGCAATTCGACCATCCTTGCGATGTCGATGGCGCTCGGCCTCGGCGTCGCGTTCCGCCCTGAAATCCTCCAGAACTTCCCGTCTGAGGTACAGACGCTGTTCGGGTCCGCACTTGTCACCGGTGGGATGGCCGCCCTCATTCTCAATATTGTGTTCCCCGGCGGGAGTGTCGGAACCGGGCCAACTGAGTACACCGCAGGACTGGAACCCGATCCTGTCGAGACGGGAGCGGGCGCACCGCCGGTCGACGACGACTGA
- a CDS encoding amidohydrolase family protein: MILNAGTLITMDDERTVRSEVHVVVEDGEIVAIEDGYASGDEVVDATEEVVIPGLVNCHTHMYALPIRGAPLAASPESFYEALVDIWWNVDEAFTERDARLSALGSSVEMLQSGVTTFCDNYSGPNTLPGGLDAVAEGVAQTPIRGMITFETTARNSEAQARDGIAENQRFIDEAEDQYDTVSGHYCLHTLFTNTEDIVAECVDRATDDNRPIQIHLEEGLVDVHESIADYGERPVFALEDMGFFDAEVIAAHCVHSTESEIEVLAEHDVNVAHNPYSNINNAVGIADVETMQAHEMTIGLGDDGWDPDMFETMRSAVGIHKLKQRNPSGFDMATALEWATIGSAAVLGMDDAVGSIEVGKRGDFVTLDLGPNPVLDGSAPYYVVSAASRADVTRTIIDGESVYDQQSGVTGVDDSDMTAVGDASAELWERL; encoded by the coding sequence GTGATACTGAACGCAGGGACGCTCATCACGATGGACGATGAGCGCACGGTCCGGTCAGAGGTACATGTCGTTGTCGAGGACGGTGAAATCGTCGCTATCGAGGACGGGTACGCCTCGGGCGACGAGGTTGTTGACGCCACCGAGGAAGTTGTCATCCCGGGGTTGGTGAACTGTCATACCCACATGTACGCACTCCCGATTCGCGGCGCGCCGCTCGCTGCGTCACCTGAGAGTTTCTACGAAGCGCTCGTCGACATCTGGTGGAACGTCGACGAGGCGTTTACCGAACGTGACGCTCGCCTGTCCGCACTGGGTTCCTCTGTCGAGATGCTTCAGAGCGGCGTCACCACCTTCTGTGACAACTACTCCGGGCCAAACACGCTGCCGGGCGGTCTCGACGCCGTCGCAGAGGGTGTCGCACAGACACCGATCCGCGGGATGATTACGTTCGAGACGACAGCCCGAAACTCCGAAGCCCAGGCCAGAGATGGAATCGCGGAGAATCAGCGGTTCATCGACGAAGCGGAGGACCAGTACGACACCGTGTCCGGCCACTACTGCCTCCACACGCTGTTTACCAACACCGAAGACATCGTTGCGGAGTGTGTCGACCGGGCTACCGATGACAACCGTCCCATCCAGATCCATCTTGAAGAGGGACTGGTCGACGTTCACGAATCCATCGCCGACTACGGGGAACGACCGGTGTTCGCGCTCGAAGACATGGGCTTTTTCGATGCTGAGGTCATCGCTGCCCACTGCGTCCATTCCACCGAGTCCGAAATCGAAGTACTTGCAGAACACGACGTTAACGTTGCTCACAATCCCTATTCCAATATCAACAACGCCGTCGGTATCGCCGATGTCGAAACGATGCAAGCCCACGAAATGACAATCGGGCTCGGTGACGACGGGTGGGATCCGGATATGTTCGAGACCATGCGTTCAGCCGTCGGTATCCACAAACTCAAGCAGCGCAACCCGAGCGGCTTCGACATGGCCACCGCCCTCGAATGGGCGACAATCGGCAGTGCGGCGGTGCTGGGGATGGATGACGCTGTCGGCAGTATCGAGGTCGGCAAACGCGGTGATTTTGTCACGCTGGATCTGGGGCCGAACCCGGTGCTGGACGGGAGTGCACCCTACTACGTCGTCAGCGCTGCAAGCCGTGCGGACGTTACCCGGACGATAATCGACGGAGAGTCTGTCTACGACCAGCAATCAGGCGTCACTGGCGTCGATGACTCGGACATGACTGCTGTCGGCGATGCCAGTGCCGAACTCTGGGAACGACTGTAG
- a CDS encoding dihydroorotase, with protein MTDIHIKDAQVVTASGVQHGEITMSDGTIDAAGPASAVPTPSNPDTVIDADGMVALPGATDVHTHMHDDELFPDGIDFASQTASAVAGGVTTVIELPTQTPVTTPEAIQRKAETCSTLAHIDFGLVAGNIQDPDIDVSGIMSAGVADFKTFTADPYLASDASIAALMRHVGDAGGTVRVHCETQGLLDDARSTIVSDDPEVYMGSRPLEAELDAISRAGYFAEYADCPLHVVHISSGSGAREAGRFKSRANVPVTLETCPQYLAFSKEDVADKGPFLKVNPSLKSDAERERLWDAVQDGTIDLIGTDHFPTYRETRDVGWDDIWEPYAGLPGVETMVEFLVSEGVHKGRLSWPRLCELVCAAPARSAGIYPRKGSLQQGTDADVVLIRDEEYEVTADDHTFVGGWTPYEGQHWSARVDTVIAGGEIVAKDHRVRSTAGRGQFLNRPL; from the coding sequence ATGACAGACATTCACATTAAAGACGCACAGGTGGTGACGGCATCAGGTGTCCAGCACGGTGAAATCACGATGTCGGACGGAACGATAGACGCTGCTGGTCCGGCGTCGGCGGTCCCAACCCCCAGTAATCCGGACACCGTCATCGACGCGGACGGCATGGTCGCGCTCCCGGGCGCTACCGACGTGCACACACACATGCACGACGACGAACTGTTTCCTGATGGTATCGATTTCGCGTCCCAGACCGCGAGTGCGGTTGCCGGTGGAGTGACGACAGTCATCGAGCTACCGACCCAGACACCCGTCACGACGCCGGAGGCAATACAGAGGAAAGCGGAGACGTGTTCGACGCTGGCCCACATCGATTTCGGCCTCGTTGCGGGCAATATTCAGGACCCCGATATCGACGTGTCTGGCATCATGAGCGCCGGAGTAGCGGATTTCAAAACGTTTACCGCTGACCCGTATCTGGCGAGTGACGCGTCCATCGCAGCACTCATGCGGCACGTCGGCGATGCCGGCGGAACAGTTCGCGTCCACTGCGAGACGCAGGGACTCCTTGACGACGCGCGGTCGACTATCGTCAGCGATGACCCTGAGGTGTACATGGGTTCACGACCGCTCGAAGCCGAACTTGACGCGATCTCTCGGGCGGGCTATTTCGCGGAATACGCCGACTGCCCGCTGCACGTCGTCCACATCTCAAGCGGGAGCGGCGCACGCGAGGCCGGCCGCTTCAAATCGCGAGCGAACGTCCCAGTCACGCTCGAAACCTGTCCGCAGTATCTGGCCTTCTCGAAGGAGGACGTTGCCGACAAGGGACCGTTCCTGAAGGTCAATCCAAGCCTCAAGTCCGATGCCGAGCGGGAGCGGCTCTGGGATGCGGTTCAGGACGGGACGATCGACCTCATCGGCACGGACCACTTCCCGACGTACCGCGAAACTCGGGATGTCGGCTGGGATGACATCTGGGAGCCATACGCCGGCCTCCCGGGCGTCGAAACAATGGTCGAGTTCCTCGTCAGTGAGGGCGTCCACAAGGGTCGGCTTTCGTGGCCACGGCTCTGTGAGCTCGTATGCGCGGCTCCGGCCCGAAGTGCTGGCATCTACCCCCGAAAAGGTTCACTGCAGCAGGGCACAGATGCGGACGTGGTTCTCATCCGGGACGAGGAGTACGAAGTTACCGCCGACGACCACACGTTCGTCGGTGGCTGGACGCCATACGAGGGACAGCACTGGAGCGCGCGCGTGGACACAGTCATCGCTGGCGGTGAGATTGTCGCAAAGGACCACAGGGTTCGGTCAACGGCGGGCCGGGGCCAGTTCCTGAACCGCCCGTTGTAG